GTACGTCATGTCCTTGTCTTTGCACTCGTCGACGGGTGCCTTGACCTCGTCGAAGCGCGGGTCGCTGAACGACAGCGACATCGAGCCGGAGAAGTCCTCGATCGGCGAAAGCTCCGTGAGGATCTCCTCAAGGCCGCCGGTCGGGTTCACCTCACCACGTGCAGTCGCAACCTCACGCCAGCGCGGCGAGCCAACCAGCCATTCAAAGGACTCCGTCTGCACATCGAGCAGGCCGGGAACCGCAAGCGGTTCACGCAGCTTGGCGAAGGAAAGTCGGCTAGGGGCCCCAGGTACGGAGTTAGTAGTTGCGTTATCGGTCTTAGTCTGGCGAGAGACTGCCAAGATCGGTCCTCCAGTGTTGCCGCGCATCTGCGATGTTTTGCGCAAGCAAACGACCAAACACACACGACAAAAACCACACCGTCAACGGCGAGGGAAGGTGGGCAGGAGGCAGCCAGCGCAACGTCTAACGATAGCGTACTATCGCGCAGCCTTCAACTGCCCGGTCAATTCTGCGGATCAGCACTGGCTAGGCGCCCCGCTTGTTGCCGTGCCGCTGTCCGCACTGTCCGTGCTGCCAAACAGAGTGACTCGTCACACGCCGCCCGTCAAGAGATAGCGCCAGTATTTTCGGTGTTTCTTTCTCCGCAGCACCGAGTGCACACCAGGCGCAGGCGAATGGCCGCAATGACCTGCGCCCGGTATGCGCTCGGCAATATGAATGCGCTGCCCCGTGCGCCGGTCATGCTCGCTGGATGCGGACAGGCACCCCGTTCAGGCGCGCCATCCCGGCCAGCGCCTCCAGGTCGTCGGGCTCGCTGGACATCAGCAGGTTGACGTTGGCACCCGGGTTTGCGTTGGCGGTGTTCCATCCGGCGCGGCGACGGTGCCCCCAGCCGTGCGGCACGGCGACAACCCCCGGAAGGATGTCCTTGCTCACCTGAGCCGGCACCTCGATCTCGCCCTGCGCGGAGGTGATGGTCAGCAGGTCATCGGTCGCCACACCGAGCCGGTCGGCGTCATAGGCATGGATGAGGGCACGTTGCACTCGCCCGCCCCGCATCAGCATCGGCACGTTGTGCATCCAGGAATTCTCCGAACGGGCCTCCCGCATACCGATCAGGCGCATAGGGAACCGCGGATCGTGTGTCCGCGCGACCAGTGAGGCGACCTCGGTCTCAATATCCTTGTGTTGCAGTCGAACCCGCCCATTGAGATACGACACCGAATGCGACAGCGGCACCTCCGGCAAGTGTTCGGCGAGGACCTTGCCGTGCGGATACTCATGGCTGAGCCGATCGAAGGTCAGGCCCCGGCGACGCAGCCGGAATCGGTCGCCTCCCTCGGACAACCTGATCAGCGCGTCCACGAAGAGCCGGGGCTGCAGCCGCGAACCGAACACGGCCAGCGTTCTGCGCACGCCCTCGATGAGCCGCAGGCCCGGCGTGAGGTCGCCGAGCCTGCTGGTGAGGTCGTCGATGATCTGCCATTCCTGGCGCGCCTGCCCCGCGGGAGCCGTCACCGCCTCGGTTACCTGCCGGAAAGGCGCGGGCCGCAGCATCGCGAAGGGGATCATGAAATCGTCGCGCTCGTACATGGTCGTGGCCGGCAACACGTAGTCACAGTGCGCCAACGTCTCGTTGACGTAGAGGTCAATACCCACCATCAAGTCCAGCTGCGCGAACGCGGCCTCCAACTCGTTGCCGTTGGGCACCGAGAGCACCGGGTTTCCCGCTCCCACGAACAGCGCCCGGATCTGGCCCCGGCCCGGGGTGGTGATCTCCTTGGCCATGATCCCCGCCGGTTCCGAGGCCAATACCGAGGGGAAACCGCCGATACGAGAGCGGCGGCGGCGGTACACCGAGCCCAGCAGGGCGCCGACCGCCTTCATGGCGAATCGCTCACCCGGCATGCCCAGCGATCCGAACATCGAGCCACCCGCACGGCCCAGGTTTCCCGCGGCCAGGTTCACGACATCGAGCAGATACGTTGTGAGCGTTCCATTTTGGCCGAGGCACGTGCCCACCCTGCCGTACACCACGGAGCGGTCGGCGACGACGAGATCGCGGGCCAACTGCCGGACCGCACCGGGATCGATGCCGGTGTGCTCCTGCGTCGATTCTGGCGTGAACGGCCTTGCCAGCTGCTCGAGCCAGGCGGCGCCGCTGGCCTGCTCGGCCAACCGGGCCCTGTCGATGAGCCCTTCCTCGAACATCACCTGCAGCAGCGACAACAGTAGGAAAGCGTCGCCGTCGGGGGCAATGCCAAGCCATTCGAAGTCCGCCGCGGTTTCTGTGCGGCGGGGATCGATCACCAGCACCCTTCCCCCACGCTTGACCACCGCCTTCATGTGATCGCGTATTCGCGGGATGGTCACCCCGGAGCCGTGGGATACGACGGGATTGGCCCCGATGACCACCAACAGGTCGGTGCGTGGGATGTCCGGAATCGGCATGGTCACCGAGTTCCCATAGAGCAGCTGACTGGCGACAAATCGGCTGTTGATGTCCTGCGAACCCGCCGTGAACAGATGCAGCCGGGAGCCGAATCCCAGGCTCAGCATCAACAACCAGAGCACATGCGAATAGCTGAACGCCCCCGGGTTGCCGAAGTACCAGCCCAAGGCGCCGGATCCGTGCGCCCGGTGGATAGCGCGCACGCGCTCGGCGATATCGGCCATCGCGGTATCCCAGTCGACCGGCTCGAACTCCCCGGAGGGTGTGCGTCGCATGGGGGTGATCAGCCGGTCGG
The nucleotide sequence above comes from Mycobacteroides saopaulense. Encoded proteins:
- a CDS encoding molybdopterin-containing oxidoreductase family protein — its product is MTVETKTTFCRICEPLCGMIATVEDGKLLSLRPDKENPASSGFSCQKGIAFADVHNDPDRLITPMRRTPSGEFEPVDWDTAMADIAERVRAIHRAHGSGALGWYFGNPGAFSYSHVLWLLMLSLGFGSRLHLFTAGSQDINSRFVASQLLYGNSVTMPIPDIPRTDLLVVIGANPVVSHGSGVTIPRIRDHMKAVVKRGGRVLVIDPRRTETAADFEWLGIAPDGDAFLLLSLLQVMFEEGLIDRARLAEQASGAAWLEQLARPFTPESTQEHTGIDPGAVRQLARDLVVADRSVVYGRVGTCLGQNGTLTTYLLDVVNLAAGNLGRAGGSMFGSLGMPGERFAMKAVGALLGSVYRRRRSRIGGFPSVLASEPAGIMAKEITTPGRGQIRALFVGAGNPVLSVPNGNELEAAFAQLDLMVGIDLYVNETLAHCDYVLPATTMYERDDFMIPFAMLRPAPFRQVTEAVTAPAGQARQEWQIIDDLTSRLGDLTPGLRLIEGVRRTLAVFGSRLQPRLFVDALIRLSEGGDRFRLRRRGLTFDRLSHEYPHGKVLAEHLPEVPLSHSVSYLNGRVRLQHKDIETEVASLVARTHDPRFPMRLIGMREARSENSWMHNVPMLMRGGRVQRALIHAYDADRLGVATDDLLTITSAQGEIEVPAQVSKDILPGVVAVPHGWGHRRRAGWNTANANPGANVNLLMSSEPDDLEALAGMARLNGVPVRIQRA